The nucleotide sequence ATTCTATATTTATAATTATCTAACCAATTTTTTAATACATAAGGCACTTGATATGCTAATGTTGTTTCAAAAGTTGCACCTATTATAGCATTATTAGTTTTTTTAAATTCACCATTATCACTTGATATATTTTCCATTATCATACTATGAAACTTTTTTATTTTAGATAAATCAAATTCATCATCATTATTTAAAATATAATTAAATGTTTTATCATAGTTTTTAACTTCGTAATATTCTCTATCACACATAGTTTTAGGTATATATTTATGTAACAAAATTGATATTGTTTCTGCTTGCGTTAAAGTGTTTCCCTCAATTGCTGTTGAATTATGTGCTGTTCTAACTAAAAAATCATTAAGATATTCTTTAAGCAGTTTTTCTTTTTTTACTTTCATTTTACTTCTTATTAAAAAACTCTTTTGTAAGTTCTTTCATATAGAATACATCATATATTCCACATAATTCTTTTATTGAATGCATTGATAAAATTGGTATTCCTATATCTACTGAATCTATATCTAAGTGTCTTGCTGATAATGGTCCTATCGTAGTTCCACCTGGTTCATTTGAGTTATTTACAAAATATTGTAATTTTATATCTGTACCTTCTACTAAATGTTTAATAATAGCCATTGAGTAACCATCAGACGTATATTTTTGGTTAACACTTAACTTAATAGCAATTCCTTTATTCATTTCACATTGATTAGTTATATCTGCCTTATTAGGGTGTGATGGGTGTGCTACATGTCCTGTATCAGATGATAACATAAATGATGAACTTAACATTTCTAAATAGTTTACCCTAGTTAATCCAAGTCCATATGCTATTCTTTCTAAAATATTAGTTAAATAATTTGAATCCGCACCTTGTTTAGTTGAACTTCCTATTTCTTCATTATCAAATGCAACATATACATTTATTTTTCCTGAATCCATTTTAGATTCAACTAAACCTATAAGTCCTGTATAAACTGATAATAAATTATCCATTTTAGTTGAATGCATCATATCCTCATTTATTCCAACTAATGCTCCTTTTTCTAATGGATATAGTGCCAAATCAAAGTCTAATATATCATCTACATTTATTCCTTGAGAACTTGCTATAAGATTCAATAAATAATTTTCTTTTTCTAAATGACAATTTACTAATGAAATTATTGGAAGTAAATCTCTTTGTCTATCTATTTTTACTCCATCATTTGCTGTTCTATTTTGGTGTATTGCTAAATTAGGTATTACTACTACTGGTTTTTCTAATTTTATACATAAAGTTTTAGGTTTAAAAACATTTTTAGTTTTTAATATTATTCTACCTGCTATACCTAAGGCTCTATCAAACCAAGTTGAAAGTAATGCTCCACCATAAACTTCTGTATTAAGTCTTAACATATTATTAGTTAGAAGTTCTGGATTAGGTTTTATTCTTATACTTGGACTATCAGTATGGCAACCAAATATTTTAAATCCTTTTGATAAATCTAAATTTTTGGGTATAGTAAATGCAGTTACTGTTGTATTAGTCTTTTTCACATAATATTTTCCACCTTTTTTTAATTCCCAATGACTAGTTGGTTCTAATCTTTCAAACCCATTTTCATCTAAAATATCACTACATTGATTAGTAACATGATATGTAGTTGCCGCTTCATCTATAAATTCTAAAACCTCCCTTGCAAAACTTTTTACTTCTAATTTGTCTATTGTGTTTTTCATTTTTTTGCTATTCATTTACTTCTCCTATCTCATATATATCTATGAATTTTTCTTTTAAATAATTAATGTAGCATCTTGGTTCAAAGTCTTCATTACAGCAACTTCTAATTAATTCGTCTGCACTCTTTGAAGCACCATACTGATGAATAGTTTCTTTTAAGAATTTATTAATTTCATCAAATTTTTCATTTCTTAATACATTTTCTATATCTACATTCTTACATAAACTTTCAAACATTTGACTTGCATAAGCTGTTCCTATAGCATATGAAGCGAAATAACCAAACAATCCACCTGACCAATGTGAATCTTGTAATATACCTTCTGCATAATTTCTAGGTCTTATTCCTAAATATTTTTCATACATATTATCCCATTTTTCATTTAATTCATCAACATTAACTTCTTTGTCTAAGTTTTCAAATATTTCTTTTTCTAATTCATATCTTATTAAAACATGTATAGAATAAGTTAATTCATCTGCATCAACTCTTATATATTGATTTTTAACTTCATTGGCTAATAAGTAAAGTTCATCATCAGTTAAATCTAAATCCAAGTATTTTTTTATTAATCTATTCATAAGTGGCATATATGCTCTATGCTTTGCAATTACATTTTCAGAAAATCTTGACTGAGCCTCATGTATACCCATAGTTGCTCCACCAGATAATACTTTACTGTTATCATATTTATCATCTATTTGTTGCTCATATATAGCATGTCCTACTTCGTGAGCAGTTGAAAATATACCAGATAATATATCTTCTTCTAAATAATGTGAAGTAAATCTAACGTCTTTATTATTCATTCCAATTGTAAATGGGTGCTCACTTTCTGACATAACTCCTTTAGAAAAATCAAACCCTAAAATTTTGGCTAGTTCTAATGATAATTTTCTTTGTTTTTCTATATCAAATTTACCTTGTAATTTATGTCTAATCTTTTCTATTTTTTCATTTTTTGTATTTAAAATTTTTAAAGCAAAAGGTACTAAGTCCTTTTTTAATAGATTAAAGAATTTATCTGCTTTTTCTACAGTCATACCCTCTTCAAAATCATCTATTAAAACATTATATGGATGATGCTCATAACCCCTATATTTAATAAATTTCTTGTTATATTCTATTAACTCTTTTAAATATGGTTTAAATATATTATAGTCATTTTTATTTTTTGCTTCTTCCCATGCACTTTGTGATTTTGAAACTAAAGCTTTGTATTTAGAATACTCATCAACAGGTATTTTACTCATTTTTTCGAATACATTTTTCTTTAATTTTTTTACAACTTTTCTATCAAGTTCACTTATTTTTTCTTCATCAATTGAATAAAGTAATTCTTTAAACTCATCATTTACTAAATTTTTGTACTGTAACTCTGATAAAGTTTCCATTGTATTACTAATACCTTCAACAGATTTTTTTGCTGCAGCTGTTTCTAAATCCCATGATAATAAAGTCATTGCATGATTATATGCACTATCTTTTTTTATAGTGTCATATAATTTTTTTAATTTATCTTCCATATTACCCCTTCTTTCTTTATATATTTACTTGAAACCGCTATACTATAAATATATATTTTTATATTACTATATTCTTTTTCTAACTGCTTTTTTATTTCATTTACTGTAGTTCCTGTAGTTATTATATCATCTACTATTAAAACTGATTTATTATCTAAATTTAATCCTTTTACTTCAAAAACCTTTAATATATTTAGTCTTTTTTCATAATCATTTGTTAACTTAGACATTTTTAATGTGTCTTTATTTTTATTTATTTTTAAATATTCTAAATTTAATTCATCTAGTATTAATTCTACTTGATTAAAACCTCTTTGTTTTAATCTTTTATCACTTATAGGACTTACTATTATATTATCAATTTTTTCTAATTGAAATAATAAATCAATATCTTTTTTTATTATATTCGCTATTATACTTGCTACATATTTACATTTTTTATACTTTAGTTCATATATTATGTCCTTATAGTAATTATTATATTGCATAGAAAAAAATGTATTATTTACTCTTTTTAAGTTTGAGAGTTTTTTTAAAGTTTTAACTTCATTACTCTCTAAAGTATATTTATGCTTTTCAAATAATAGTTCTTTAAATATTTTTAAGATGTTTTTTAGCATCTTTACTCACCAACTTAGCACTATACATTTCTGTATAGCCACATTCTACACAAATTTTGATATAGAATAATTCACTTGTAGGTAAGTTATAGAATTTATCATTTATATCTTTCGTATTCCAAACAGCATTTTTTATTATATGTTCTCTGTTTAAACACTTAACACATTCTTTTAATAACATTTTATACCTTCTTATTTAATATTTTTTTCAAGAAACTCTTTCTATGTTTGTCTAATATGCCATATTTTTCAATTGCTTCATAATGTTTTTTAGTAGGATAGCCCTTATGATTTTTAAGGCAATATTTAGGATAAACTTTATCATATTCTAGCATCATATTATCTCTAATTACTTTTGCTATAATAGATGCTGTTGCAATGCTTAAATTCTTACTATCCCCTTTTATTAAAAATTCTTGTTTCCCTCTATATTCTTTTATTAATTTATTACCATCTACTAAAACTAACTTATCTTTAATTCCTAATTCTTCTATTTTTTTTAAAGCTCTTCTCATAGCCAAAAATGTTGCATTTAAAATATTTAGTTCATCTATTTCTTTTTCATTTGCAATACCTACTGCATATACTATATTAGGACTATTTATTAATTCTTTATATATCTTTTCTCGTTTAAATTCATTTAATTTTTTGGAATCGTTAATCTCATTAAATATTTCAAGATTATTATCTTTTATATAGACTGCACAAGCCACTACTTCTCCAAATAGAGGTCCACGACCTACTTCATCTACTCCTATTATATCTCTAAATTCCAGCATCATCTACCTCTAATCCAAATTTTTTAATATTTTCTAACATATCATCTGGCATGTCGGCTTTAACCTTTATATCTTTACCAGTCATTGGGTGTATAAATTCTAACATATATGAGTGCAACTGTTGTCTTGCTACTTTTTCTTTTTTAGAATAAACTTTATCTCCTACTACATTATACCCCATTTCTTTCGCTTGTACCCTTATTTGATGAGTTCTTCCTGTTAGAATATTAACTTTAACTAAACTATACTTATCATTACTAACAATTCTTGCAAATTTACTTATCGCTAATTTACCACTATTAGTATTACTACTCATTTTTTTTCTATCATTTTTATCCCTACCTATATATGACTCAACTCTAGTTAAATTATTTTTAATTTTCCCTTTTAATATTGCTAAATAAGTTTTATGTATTTCATGTTTTTTAAACATTTCTTGTAACTTTATATGTGTTTCATTATCTTTTGCAATTATTATTAATCCAGAAGTATCTTTATCTAATCTATGAACTATACCAGGTCTTGCCTTATCTATATTAGATAATTTATCAAATTTTGATAATAAACCACTTACTAAAGTGTCTTGTTTGTAAGTAATACTCGGGTGTACTACTAAATTATATGGTTTATTTATTATTGCTAAATATTCATCTTCATAAACTATCTCAAAATCTATATCTTTTGCTTCCAATTCAATATATGTATCATTATCAGGCATTTCAAATTCTATTATATCCCCTACCTTAGTCTTATATGACACCTTTGTTAATTTAGTATTAACATATATGTCTATCTTACTTATTTTATTCCTTGATATATCAAAAGTAGTAGATAATAATTTATCTAATCTTATATTTTCATTTTTTTCATCTATTTTTAATTTCATTTTTTCTCCTATTAACTATTATCATCTGCTTTTTGAAATATTTTCATATATGTATCATCAGTTTTATTATGATGATTTAATATTAAATTGGCTAGATTTTCATCTATATTTTTTAATTTTTTATAGCCATTATATGAATGCTCTCTTAACCTTGTCTTAATCCCTATTTTATGCATTGTTCTTATAATAAAATTAGCATGTTCTTTACCACAATCATGTAATATTGCTAATTTCAAATATATTTCAGGCATATTTTCATCAATTAATTTAGCATATACACTAAGACCATGATATCTATCATAATAGTCCATATTAAAATATATATCTTGCTCTTTTTCATTTAAAATTTTAAGTGCTTTCTCCTCCAATTCCAAATCTATTTTTGCTACAAAATAGTCTAAGAACTTTCGTATAGCATATACTATCATATTTATACCAAACCTTTTGTATTTATTCTAATATAATTATAACATATTTCTAACTAAATTAAAGTATCTATTTTCGAAAACTAAAAAACTACAATTATTGATTATAATTGTAGCTTGTATTTTAAAATAATATTTATTAAATTTAAATGGTTAATATTATGCTTTAACAATTTTTTCTTCATGTTTAGATAAAATTAAATAGCCTATTCCTGAAAATACTGATAATGCTGATATAATTGCATAAGACCAAAACCATCCAAAAGAATCTGCCATAATAGGCATTAACCAGTTAGCTCCCATATTACCAATTAAATAAGCTGTTACCCCAACAAATCCAATTGCTGTACCTGCAACTTCAAGTGGGACAAAATCTAAGGTTAAGATATTAACTATTAATTGTGGACCATATATTAAAGCTCCAAGAATACCTGAAATAATTAATAAAATTGTATAATTTACATTTCCACTTGCAGAAACCCCTTCATAAACGAAAATCATAATCGCCATAAAGAATAATCCAAATGCTCCAAATTTAGCCATTTTATTAGGAAATTTAACAGCTAACCATGCAAATATTAATGAACCAGGAATAGCAACCCATTCTAAAATAGAAATTGCAAATTGTACTTGAGTATCTGCTAAATGTGCCACTTCATATAAATAAATTGGCATCCAATCCTCAATACCAAAACGTAAAAAATATAAGGCAACATTAACTGCTGCAACTAACATTAATTGTGGATTACAAAATACATATTTCCAAATTAACTTCCAATATGATAATTGCATAACTTCTGTTTCATCAGCAATAACTGTTTCACCTGTATCACCATACATATCATACAAAGAATCTAATCCCTCAGCTTCTGGATTATCTCCACCAAGTTTCCAACATATAAATGCAAATACTATAACTATAATACCTGGAACTAAAAATGCTAATACAATATTACCAGTTTGTGGTACTATTAATCCCATACTAGTTAAAGTTGCAACTATCATTGGCAATAATGCTGCTCCAGCATTTTGAGAAACATTCCAACCAGCAATTGCTCCACCACGAGTCTTATTAGGGAAATAATTAGCTATCATATTTTGAGAAGCAGGTGCTAATGCTCCTTGAACCACTCCTGCTAATACAAGTAATATACCCAGAGTAATAAGTGAAGTATGATAAAAACCTATAATAATACAAATAACTGCACTTGCTCCCAAACATATGGCAAATAATTTACGCAAACTTACACGATCTCCAAGAGCACCCATATAAAACTTAGCTAAACCATATGAAATTGTTAAGCATGATAACAATAATGCTATATCTGATTTATCCCAACCATTTGCAGTCATAATAACTTTTGACATAATTTTAAAATTATTTCTTACTAAATAGGCACAAATATATCCTAAAAATGCAATTAAAAATATGATTTTTTGTCTTTTAAGAAATTGCATAAATTTTTCAGGATTATTTTTTCTATATAAATCCTCATTCATAGATACTCCTCCTTTATAATTTTTATTTCACATATAATTTACACTATATTATACCTTTTTTTACGAAAATACATATATATTAATTTCAGATTTTTTTATTTTTTTAAATTAAAAACTCGTACAATTTAGGTTCCATAGAACCTTTTTAGTACGAATTTATATTAATAAATAACTCTATATTTCATTTATATTTTCTTTTAATAAAAATTCCATTACTCCTATATAGTAAATACCATTTTCATCATAATATGGCACTATGTCATCTTTGATAACAACAATTTTTTTAAATGAATCATCTATTTTTTTAAGTGATTTAATTTCTTGCATTCGTTTTTTTTCATCTTGTATTGAGAAAGCTGATTGAATATAGTATTTTTGATTAACGTTATTGACAACAAAATCTACTTCTAATTGAGATTTAATTTTTTTACTATTATCATAATAACTATATTCTATAACACCTATGTCAACATTATAGCCCCTTCTAATTAAATCATTATATATTATATTTTCCATTATATGTGTTTGTTCGATTTGTCTAAAATTAAGTCTTGCATTTCTAAGTCCTATATCTGAAAAATAATATTTTAGTGGTGTAGAAAAATATTTAGAACCTTTAATATCATATCTTTTACTAGAATTAATAATATATGCTTCCTCAAAATATGAAAGGTATCTTGTAATAGTTGAATGTGAAATTTTAATTTTCTTTTCAGATAAAAATCTTTTTTCAAGTTTTGTTGAATTTATTAATGAACCTATAGCAGATGAAGTAAAATCTAATATAATTTCTAATACTTCTTCATCATTTCTTATATTATTTCTTTCAAGTATATCTTTAATATATGTTTCTTTAAATAAATCTTTTAAATATTTACTTTTCTCCTCATTTGTTTTTAAACTTAATATATATGGCATACCACCAAATACTACATAATCTCTCCAAGCATTTTCCTTATTATCATAAAAATTATATATTTCAGCAAATGAAAGAGGGCTTACATGTATTTCATCTCCCCTATCTCTAAATTGTGTTAATATATCTTTTGAAAGCATTTTAGAATTACTACCAGTTATATATATATCTAAATTTTCTAATTTCATTAAGCCTAAAAGTGTGTCTACAAATGTTACTTTTTCATTTGGATTATCTACATAAGGATTATTCATACTAATAGAAAATTGAATTTCATCTATAAATACATAATATCTTTTATTTTTATCTTTTATTTTATTTTTAATATATTCATTTAATTCAAATGGATTTCTGTATTTAATATTTTCTAATTCATCTAATGCTAGTTCAATAATCTGATTTTTTGAAATACCATTTTTTAATAAATAATTTTTGTATATTCTAAATAACAAGTATGATTTACCGCATCTACGAATACCTGTAATAATTTTTATTCTACCATTATCTTTTTTAGAAATTAATTTTTCTAAATATTTTTCTCTTTTAATCTCCATAATATACCTCTCTATTTGTACAATTTAAGTTCCATAGAACCTTTTTAGTACACATATATGATATCATAATCAGGAATATATTACAAGAAAACTCGTACAATTTTGGTTTCATAGAACCTTTTTAGTACGAGTTTTAATTAATAAATTTTATTTTATTTATATTATCTAATAGAGTTTTAATTATATTATCATCTAAATATTTTATTGCTTCATTCATTATATTATCCGGTATTCCATAATATGCTTCTGCTATAGATCCTGCTATTGCAGCAATAGTATCTGAATCACCACCTAATGAAACCGCTAACCTTATAGTTTGCTCAAATGAATTTGCCTCAAAAAATGCAGAAAATGCTTCTGGTACACTACCCATACAAGTTTCATCCATTTCATAGTTTGGTCTTATTAAATCACAATTTATAAAAGTATAACCAAACTTATTTTCAATATATTCTTTAATTTCTTGTTTGCTTTTACCTTTTCTTGCTAAAAATATACTGCTAGCAACTGCTACTGCTCCTTTTATGCCTTCTTTATGATTATGAGTTATTTCACTACTTATTTTCGCATATTTTTCTACCTCATCAATATTATCGTAAACCCATGCTACTGCTGAAACTCTCATTGCCGAGCCGTTTCCAAATGAATTATATGGTTTTTTATCACTACTATATATCCATTTTAAAAATCTATTTCCATAAGTCATATTTGGGTACATACTAGTCCATTTAACAAATGATTTCATTAATTCATCTTTAGTTTTATTTTCATCATTATAACCATTTACTAATGCTTCTAATACTGCAATAGTTAAAACAGTATCATCTGTAAATTCACAATTTTTACTAAATAATGGAAAATTAGTAGTTTTTATATTATTAAATTCATATATACTTCCGACTATATCTCCTATTATTGCACCTAACATAATTAATTAACTCCTTTATATCTTATCATTTGCTGGTACATACATTTTTAATATTATACTTTGGAAAATATGGATTATAAGGTGAAATGTATAGGCTATAAAACCACCTATCCATAACAAATAAAAATCGTAATTTATGGTTATTAAACAAACTATAATAATTAAAATTAATTCCTCTAATATTGCTAATGCAAAATTTTTCTTTTTAAAATAACTAAATACATAGCCAATTATATTAGTAATTTTAGGATTTTTATTAAATTTATCCTTATTTTTTATATACCACTTTTCAAATCCAGTAATTTCCTCTATATCATGGATTATAAAAAGAATTGGAAATAACCATAAAATAAGCATTTTATTACCTCTTTATAAATATTTCAATATATCTAATGGGTCATTCGCTATAAATGAATCTAAATCTTGTTCTTTACCATAACCCCAAGTACAATATACGATATCAATATTAGCATTTTTTGCTGTGTTGTAATCTACTATCATATCTCCTACAAAAAGCATTTCCTCTTTTTGATAATCTTTTGCTATTAAGTCCACTAAATACGGATTTGGTTTAGTTGGGTATTCTTTATTTACACTAGCTCCATATACATATTTGAAATTCCATTTTGATAATATAGTTTTAGCATGTTCTAATGCCATAGGATGATCTTTATTAGTAACTATTGCTATATCTACATTATTTTCAGTTAATTTATCTAATAATTTATCCATATTTTCATATATTTTAATACCATGTAGATAATTATTATCATAATGTTCTCTAACTTCTGCTATAAACTGATTTTTATCAATCTTTATTTCTTGTAATTTACTTATTCTTTCAAGAATTTTTAAAACACCACCACCTACAAAATCTAAATATTTTTTAGTTTCATATGTATTATAGCCATATTTTCCTAAAATACTATTAAAGCTATTTGCTATCGCTGGTAATGTATTAACTAAAGTTCCGTCTAAATCAAATAATACTATTTTTTTTCTCATAATTTTTCTCCTCTAATTTTTTTAGTTTTTTTCTTAATTTCTTGTAA is from Oceanivirga salmonicida and encodes:
- a CDS encoding RluA family pseudouridine synthase; its protein translation is MKLKIDEKNENIRLDKLLSTTFDISRNKISKIDIYVNTKLTKVSYKTKVGDIIEFEMPDNDTYIELEAKDIDFEIVYEDEYLAIINKPYNLVVHPSITYKQDTLVSGLLSKFDKLSNIDKARPGIVHRLDKDTSGLIIIAKDNETHIKLQEMFKKHEIHKTYLAILKGKIKNNLTRVESYIGRDKNDRKKMSSNTNSGKLAISKFARIVSNDKYSLVKVNILTGRTHQIRVQAKEMGYNVVGDKVYSKKEKVARQQLHSYMLEFIHPMTGKDIKVKADMPDDMLENIKKFGLEVDDAGI
- a CDS encoding ADP-ribosylglycohydrolase family protein, yielding MLGAIIGDIVGSIYEFNNIKTTNFPLFSKNCEFTDDTVLTIAVLEALVNGYNDENKTKDELMKSFVKWTSMYPNMTYGNRFLKWIYSSDKKPYNSFGNGSAMRVSAVAWVYDNIDEVEKYAKISSEITHNHKEGIKGAVAVASSIFLARKGKSKQEIKEYIENKFGYTFINCDLIRPNYEMDETCMGSVPEAFSAFFEANSFEQTIRLAVSLGGDSDTIAAIAGSIAEAYYGIPDNIMNEAIKYLDDNIIKTLLDNINKIKFIN
- a CDS encoding Fic family protein — translated: MKVKKEKLLKEYLNDFLVRTAHNSTAIEGNTLTQAETISILLHKYIPKTMCDREYYEVKNYDKTFNYILNNDDEFDLSKIKKFHSMIMENISSDNGEFKKTNNAIIGATFETTLAYQVPYVLKNWLDNYKYRIDLAKSNDEKLEIIIKSHIDFEKIHPFSDGNGRTGRIIMIEQCLQENLDFFVIPVSEKGKYINFLATENYKDFSIWAKELQKIEKERIINFSNKI
- a CDS encoding HAD family hydrolase gives rise to the protein MRKKIVLFDLDGTLVNTLPAIANSFNSILGKYGYNTYETKKYLDFVGGGVLKILERISKLQEIKIDKNQFIAEVREHYDNNYLHGIKIYENMDKLLDKLTENNVDIAIVTNKDHPMALEHAKTILSKWNFKYVYGASVNKEYPTKPNPYLVDLIAKDYQKEEMLFVGDMIVDYNTAKNANIDIVYCTWGYGKEQDLDSFIANDPLDILKYL
- a CDS encoding carboxypeptidase M32; translated protein: MEDKLKKLYDTIKKDSAYNHAMTLLSWDLETAAAKKSVEGISNTMETLSELQYKNLVNDEFKELLYSIDEEKISELDRKVVKKLKKNVFEKMSKIPVDEYSKYKALVSKSQSAWEEAKNKNDYNIFKPYLKELIEYNKKFIKYRGYEHHPYNVLIDDFEEGMTVEKADKFFNLLKKDLVPFALKILNTKNEKIEKIRHKLQGKFDIEKQRKLSLELAKILGFDFSKGVMSESEHPFTIGMNNKDVRFTSHYLEEDILSGIFSTAHEVGHAIYEQQIDDKYDNSKVLSGGATMGIHEAQSRFSENVIAKHRAYMPLMNRLIKKYLDLDLTDDELYLLANEVKNQYIRVDADELTYSIHVLIRYELEKEIFENLDKEVNVDELNEKWDNMYEKYLGIRPRNYAEGILQDSHWSGGLFGYFASYAIGTAYASQMFESLCKNVDIENVLRNEKFDEINKFLKETIHQYGASKSADELIRSCCNEDFEPRCYINYLKEKFIDIYEIGEVNE
- a CDS encoding HD domain-containing protein, with protein sequence MIVYAIRKFLDYFVAKIDLELEEKALKILNEKEQDIYFNMDYYDRYHGLSVYAKLIDENMPEIYLKLAILHDCGKEHANFIIRTMHKIGIKTRLREHSYNGYKKLKNIDENLANLILNHHNKTDDTYMKIFQKADDNS
- a CDS encoding HXXEE domain-containing protein, with amino-acid sequence MLILWLFPILFIIHDIEEITGFEKWYIKNKDKFNKNPKITNIIGYVFSYFKKKNFALAILEELILIIIVCLITINYDFYLLWIGGFIAYTFHLIIHIFQSIILKMYVPANDKI
- a CDS encoding ribonuclease HII is translated as MMLEFRDIIGVDEVGRGPLFGEVVACAVYIKDNNLEIFNEINDSKKLNEFKREKIYKELINSPNIVYAVGIANEKEIDELNILNATFLAMRRALKKIEELGIKDKLVLVDGNKLIKEYRGKQEFLIKGDSKNLSIATASIIAKVIRDNMMLEYDKVYPKYCLKNHKGYPTKKHYEAIEKYGILDKHRKSFLKKILNKKV
- a CDS encoding ATP-binding protein codes for the protein MEIKREKYLEKLISKKDNGRIKIITGIRRCGKSYLLFRIYKNYLLKNGISKNQIIELALDELENIKYRNPFELNEYIKNKIKDKNKRYYVFIDEIQFSISMNNPYVDNPNEKVTFVDTLLGLMKLENLDIYITGSNSKMLSKDILTQFRDRGDEIHVSPLSFAEIYNFYDNKENAWRDYVVFGGMPYILSLKTNEEKSKYLKDLFKETYIKDILERNNIRNDEEVLEIILDFTSSAIGSLINSTKLEKRFLSEKKIKISHSTITRYLSYFEEAYIINSSKRYDIKGSKYFSTPLKYYFSDIGLRNARLNFRQIEQTHIMENIIYNDLIRRGYNVDIGVIEYSYYDNSKKIKSQLEVDFVVNNVNQKYYIQSAFSIQDEKKRMQEIKSLKKIDDSFKKIVVIKDDIVPYYDENGIYYIGVMEFLLKENINEI
- a CDS encoding MFS transporter, coding for MNEDLYRKNNPEKFMQFLKRQKIIFLIAFLGYICAYLVRNNFKIMSKVIMTANGWDKSDIALLLSCLTISYGLAKFYMGALGDRVSLRKLFAICLGASAVICIIIGFYHTSLITLGILLVLAGVVQGALAPASQNMIANYFPNKTRGGAIAGWNVSQNAGAALLPMIVATLTSMGLIVPQTGNIVLAFLVPGIIVIVFAFICWKLGGDNPEAEGLDSLYDMYGDTGETVIADETEVMQLSYWKLIWKYVFCNPQLMLVAAVNVALYFLRFGIEDWMPIYLYEVAHLADTQVQFAISILEWVAIPGSLIFAWLAVKFPNKMAKFGAFGLFFMAIMIFVYEGVSASGNVNYTILLIISGILGALIYGPQLIVNILTLDFVPLEVAGTAIGFVGVTAYLIGNMGANWLMPIMADSFGWFWSYAIISALSVFSGIGYLILSKHEEKIVKA
- a CDS encoding zinc ribbon domain-containing protein, with amino-acid sequence MLLKECVKCLNREHIIKNAVWNTKDINDKFYNLPTSELFYIKICVECGYTEMYSAKLVSKDAKKHLKNI
- a CDS encoding ComF family protein, with amino-acid sequence MLKNILKIFKELLFEKHKYTLESNEVKTLKKLSNLKRVNNTFFSMQYNNYYKDIIYELKYKKCKYVASIIANIIKKDIDLLFQLEKIDNIIVSPISDKRLKQRGFNQVELILDELNLEYLKINKNKDTLKMSKLTNDYEKRLNILKVFEVKGLNLDNKSVLIVDDIITTGTTVNEIKKQLEKEYSNIKIYIYSIAVSSKYIKKEGVIWKIN
- a CDS encoding M18 family aminopeptidase; the protein is MNSKKMKNTIDKLEVKSFAREVLEFIDEAATTYHVTNQCSDILDENGFERLEPTSHWELKKGGKYYVKKTNTTVTAFTIPKNLDLSKGFKIFGCHTDSPSIRIKPNPELLTNNMLRLNTEVYGGALLSTWFDRALGIAGRIILKTKNVFKPKTLCIKLEKPVVVIPNLAIHQNRTANDGVKIDRQRDLLPIISLVNCHLEKENYLLNLIASSQGINVDDILDFDLALYPLEKGALVGINEDMMHSTKMDNLLSVYTGLIGLVESKMDSGKINVYVAFDNEEIGSSTKQGADSNYLTNILERIAYGLGLTRVNYLEMLSSSFMLSSDTGHVAHPSHPNKADITNQCEMNKGIAIKLSVNQKYTSDGYSMAIIKHLVEGTDIKLQYFVNNSNEPGGTTIGPLSARHLDIDSVDIGIPILSMHSIKELCGIYDVFYMKELTKEFFNKK